Within Methyloversatilis discipulorum, the genomic segment GCCGACCTGTCGATGTACCGCGCCAAGGCTGCCGGCCGCAACACGCTGCGCTTCTACGACCAGAGCATGGACGCGCACGCGCACACAGAACTGTCGGCGGAGATCGCGCTGCACGGCGCGCTCGAACGGCGTGAGTTCTTTCTCGTCTATCAACCCATCATCGACACCCGCACCGGCCGCGTGGCAACGGTGGAGGCGCTGTTGCGCTGGAACAGCCCGACCGAGGGCGTGGTGCCGCCGGACCGCTTCATTCCGCTGCTGGAGGAAACCGGACTCATCGTGCCGGTCAGCCGCTGGTCGCTGCGCGAAGCACTGCGCGATCTGCGTATGCTGCAGGCGACACAGCCGCAGGTGCACCTGGCCTTCAACCTGTCGGGCAGACAACTGCGCGACGACGACCTGGTCAGCGACATCGCCGGCGCGCTGCAGGAAGCCGGCGTCGACCCACGCATGCTGGAACTGGAAATCACCGAAAGCACGCTGATGGAGGACATCCCGCGCACCACCGACATTCTCGGTGCGCTGGACACGATGGGTATCAGCCTCGCCATCGACGACTTCGGCACCGGCTACTCGTCGCTCGCTTACCTGATGCGCTTCGCCGTGCGCACGCTGAAGATCGATCGCAGCTTCGTCAGCCAGCTGCGCAGCAGTTCCGACGCCGTAACCATCGTGCGCGCCATCACCTCGCTGGCCGACAGCATGGGACTGGAAATCGTCGCGGAAGGTGTGGAAACGCCGGGGCAGCTGGCGCAGCTGACCGAGCTCGGCTGCCACCGCCTGCAGGGCTATCTGTTCAGCCGACCGGTGCGCCCGGAAGAGCTGCTGTGCCTGAGCTGTTTCAACCCGGCCACCCCGCAGACCTGAGCGCAGACCTGAAAAAAGAAACCGGCAGGTGCTGACCAGGAGGAGCTGGCTGCACGTGCCGGTGAAGGTGAGGAGAGTTGGTGGTCCCGACGCTCACGCCGGGACCTGCGCATCCGGCAGGAATGCACCCCGCATTCCCGCTTGCTCCGCCTGAGTGCGTCATTCAACGATTCAGGCAGGGCAGAGCGATTATCTGCAAGCGCCATCGGCCGGACAATTCTCAAGAGGGAGTAAGCCATTCTGGGTAGGCGCGCGCCGACGGCGCCGAGGCCGCGACGCCAAAAGAAAACCGGCACCGACAACTCCCGCAGGAGTGGCCGATGCCGGCAAGTGCGGACATCGTTCCGCGGCCGTCACGCGAGCGCGCGACGGCTCTGCTGCATCAATACACCGCCATGTTGTGCGCGATGATCACCACCGCGACGCCAGCAGCCAGCGTGATGTAGGGCAGGACGCCAGCACGCTTGCCGCCCTCCGCCAGCTGGTCGTTCAGGTGCATGTCCTCCAGCATCGCGTCCGGGAACTTGCCCTTGTCCTGCACGTAGTGGCGGTACAGGAAGACCGGGATGATCAGCGACGCGAACACCAGACCGGCGGTCAGCGTACCGGCGCCGTAGATGTCTGCACCGAGGCCCATCAGCGCGAGGTTGACGAAGCCGAGCACGACGCCGATGGCGAGAATGATCTTCGGCGCCTTGAACGGACGCTCCCAGTCCGGACGGTCGATGCGATGGATCCAGCCGGAATTCAGGTTCAGGAAGTTGAACATGATGTAGCCGACGTTGGAGCAGGCCAGTACGAACACGTAGTCCGACATCAGCAGCAGGATCAGGTTGAAGCCCAGATCCGTCCACATCGCGCGGGTCGGCGCGCCATGCTCATTGACGTGCGACAGGTAGCGCGGAAGCCAGCCATCGACCGAAGCCTGGTACAGCGTGCGCGACGAGCCTGCCATCGAGGTCATGATGGACAGCAGCACCGCCAGCACCAGCATGACGACCAGCACATTGGCCACCACTTCGCCGCCGCCGACCATGTGCGACATCACGTTGGCCACGCCCATGCCGCTGTAGACATCGGGTGCCAGCATGCCGCTGTAGACCGCCGGCGAGCTGACCGTTCCGTCCGCTTCGACCACCGGCGGCGTCACCACCTCACCCAGGCCGAGATGGCCTTGGAAGGCGAGCGGCACCAGCGTGAACACGACGATGCACAGCAGACCCGAGTAGAAGATGGCCTTGAAGGTGTCCTTCTTCGGATCCTTGAACTCGCGCGTGTAGCAGACCGCGGTCTCGAAACCGTAGGTCGACCACGCCGCGATGAACAGGCCGCCTGCCATCAGCGTGACGCCCGCCATGTTCCAGGTGCCATCGACCACCAGACCGTTCTCGTAGGCGATG encodes:
- a CDS encoding APC family permease, which encodes MSSNADVIGAAPVRSASRAENASLHRKIDWTGAFWVASGVPALVLFSIGAIAATVGKPSWMVWALSIGFGFIQAFTYAEIAGLFPHKSGGASVYGAVAWVRYSKIIAPVSVWCNWFAWSPVLAIGSGLAAGYILGALFPADAAINTWQLTLLDLSFIKSGLELRINATFLVGVVLLLAVFGIQHGGILRSARTTMVLGVTALIPLMLIALVPLLSGDMPSTHFSPMVPIAYENGLVVDGTWNMAGVTLMAGGLFIAAWSTYGFETAVCYTREFKDPKKDTFKAIFYSGLLCIVVFTLVPLAFQGHLGLGEVVTPPVVEADGTVSSPAVYSGMLAPDVYSGMGVANVMSHMVGGGEVVANVLVVMLVLAVLLSIMTSMAGSSRTLYQASVDGWLPRYLSHVNEHGAPTRAMWTDLGFNLILLLMSDYVFVLACSNVGYIMFNFLNLNSGWIHRIDRPDWERPFKAPKIILAIGVVLGFVNLALMGLGADIYGAGTLTAGLVFASLIIPVFLYRHYVQDKGKFPDAMLEDMHLNDQLAEGGKRAGVLPYITLAAGVAVVIIAHNMAVY